The Conger conger chromosome 15, fConCon1.1, whole genome shotgun sequence genome contains a region encoding:
- the il17c gene encoding interleukin-17C: MLKVCIVFAVVALFLTTLSESKKPVGCFNKDELMDHAEHFIMKYLHLSHGHMVQSLDDPNPRTALSCSNFILQTSSTEYHNRSVSPWRHRIDHDEERYPSKIAVAECLCEGCIINGKEDMSYNSVPVKRSQLVLKRVECPIKPHLYSFAVSTIKVPVACTCLRPISSQ, encoded by the exons ATGTTGAAG GTTTGCATAGTGTTCGCAGTTGTTGCTCTCTTTTTGACTACCCTTTCGGAATCTAAGAAGCCAGTTGGTTGCTTTAACAAGGACGAGCTCATGGACCACGCGGAGCACTTCATAATGAAGTATCTACACCTGTCCCATGGCCACATGGTCCAGTCACTGGATGACCCGAATCCCCGGACTGCACTGAGCTGTTCCAACTTCATCCTCCAGACATCGTCAACGGAGTACCACAACCGTTCTGTATCCCCCTGGCGGCACAG AATTGACCATGACGAGGAAAGATATCCAAGCAAGATTGCTGTCGCCGAATGCCTCTGTGAAGGTTGCATTATCAACGGGAAAGAGGACATGAGCTATAACTCGGTTCCGGTAAAACGAAGTCAGCTTGTGCTGAAAAGGGTCGAATGtccaataaaaccacatttataTTCATTCGCAGTCAGTACCATAAAGGTCCCCGTGGCGTGTACCTGTTTACGCCCGATAAGCTCACAGTAG